The window CGAAAATCCAGTTATGGAACGTGCTGCCGTTAAATGTCACGGTCGGTGTTTTTCTAATTTATGCTATCGGGGTGCCCGTTCAGGCGGTTGTCATGGAGCTTGAAATCTTGGATGTCACGAAAGCCAGTTTGCTATTTTTACCCGGAGATGTCCTGAAAGCAACAATTGCTTCCTTACTGATCGTCCAATTGCAGAAGTATCCGGTATTCAACCGACATATGATTCCAAGTTAACAGATCGAGGAGGCTGAGGAATTGATTACAAATACATATGCGTGCCATGCTGCGAAGCATCCTGGAAAGATTGCCATCCATACGGCGGGGGAGCAAATTACGTATCGCGCATGGCATGAACTTGTTTGTCAAACAGCTAATTGGTTTTCTGAAAAGATCGAAGGGCGGGGAAAAGTCGGCCTTTTCGTGCCCAATGGAATTCCCTTTTTACAATTGTTTGCAGGGGCGGCAATGGCGGGACAAATCGCGGTTCCCTTTGACGTCAAATGGAAGGCGAATGAATTGCAGCAACGCCTCGATATAGCAAAACCCTCTCTTTTTATTACAACGAAACGTTTGGCTAGCCGATTCTATGGAATGGATACCGAAGTCTTCATATGGGAAGAAATCGTCGAGGAGATTCAGCAGGCAGCGACTTTGTGGAATGAAGAAGAGGACGAGGAACGGTTGTTTTACATGGGCTTTACGTCGGGCACGACAGGTCGTCCCAAAGCATTTGTCAGGTCACATCGATCGTGGGTACAGAGTTTCTCAAGCAGTCAATACGACTTTCAGTTGAATGGGATGGATGAAGTATTAATTCCGGGAGCGCTTGTCCATTCCCATTTTTTATATGGGGCGATTTGCGGACTTTATTTCGGCAGTACGGTGTACATACTGGAAACGTTTTCGCCGGTGACCGCGCTGCAGCGGATAAACGATTCCCCCATTTCTGTTTTGTATGTCGTGCCGACGATGGTGGAGGCGATGGCTGCCAACGGAACACGCATGGAGAAGCATCTGACGATCATTTCATCCGGTGCAAAATGGAATGAGCATTCCAAGGAGAAGATTCATTCTCAGTTCCCGAATATTACGATGTATGAGTTTTACGGTTCGAGCGAGACAAGCTTCATTACCTATTCCAATAATGAATGGAATCGCAAGAAGCCGGATTCTGTCGGAAAGGCTTGTAAAAGTGTGGAGCTCCAAATTCGAGATGCCGATGGAAGAGTGGTCGAAACCGGGTGCGTCGGCAAAGTTTATGTCAGGAGCCCATTCATCTTTTCAGGATATATTCAGCCGCCCGATGATGAATTGCGGTCCATTGAAGATGAAGCGGGCTGGATCACGGTAGATGATATCGGCTATTTGGATGAAGAAGGATTTCTTTTTCTGAACGGGCGGGAAAATAGCATGATAATTTGCGGAGGGGAAAATGTGTATCCGGAAGAAATCGAAGCGGTTTTGCGCACCCATTCCGGAGTAGAGGAAGCGGCGGTAATCGGTGTGGAGGATTCATATTGGGGCCAAGTACCTGTCGCTTTTATCCGCGGAGATGCTTCGAAGCAACAATTGCAAAAACATTGCCTTGCGCATCTGTCCACATTCAAATGTCCGCGGCGTTGGCAATTCATCGACCAATTCCCTTATACGACGAGCGGAAAAATTGAACGGCATCGATTACGGCAATTGTTGCAGGGGGAGGCGGTGGAACATTAAAAATGCAGTCATCGTGCAAGCGAAACGGACGCCGATCGGGAAAAAGGGCGGCATGTTGAAAGACGTGGAGCCGCATCAGCTGGCTGCTCCGCTGCTTCGACATGTGGCAGCAAATGTAACGAGGCATTTGGATGAAGTGATTTTAGGTAATGTCGTCGGTCCGGGTGGAAATATTGCGCGTTTCGCCGCGCTGGAGGCGGGACTTCCCCTGTCAGTTTCCGGGATGACAATTGACCGGCAATGCAGCGCGGGCCTTGAAGCGATCCGAACGGCGTGTCTTTTCATTCGGGCTGGTGCCGGGACGTGCTATATTGCGGGAGGGGTGGAAAGCGCCAGCACCTCGCCATTTCCGAAACGGGCACAATTTTCTCCGGCGGCTATCGGGGATCCGGATATGGTTGAAGCGGCGGAGAATGTTGCACGGCATTATCGGTTGACGAGGGATGTGCAAGATGCGTATGCAATCCGGAGTTACGAGCTGAGCTGGGATGCGTATACGAAAGGGTTTTATTCGGAAGAGGTGCTTCCGTTCGGTGAATTCCGTTCGGATGAGGTGTTTCAGAAAAAACGGGATATGGCGCGATTAGTAGCAAGGGCGAAACCGCTAGTTGATGGGGACGGCACCGTGACTGCGGCGAACAGCTGCGGCATTCAAGATGGCGCTGCCGCAGTTGTCGTCATGGAAGAACAGTTGGCTACAGAACTCGGCATGCGCGCAATGCTTCGCTTCGCGGATAGTGAAGTGAGCGGGATCCATCCGAATTATCCGGGCATGTCGCCGATTCCGGCTATTCAAGCGTTGTTGGCACGCAATGGATTGACGATGGAAGATATCGATTTGATTGAAATCAACGAAGCGTTTGCATCTAAAATGATTGCATGCGCCACAGAACTAGGGATTCCCTACGTGAAATTGAATGTATCAGGCGGTGCGTTGACGACAGGCCATCCTTACGGTGCATCGGGAGCCATTTTAGTGACGCGCCTTTTTTACGAAGTGCAGAGAAGGCAGGACGTAAATTATGTGCTAGCCGCAATTGGCAGCGCCGGCGGAATTGGGCTTGCGGTTTTATTTGAAGTGATTCGATGAGGACTGTTGCGCAGGGGACAGTCACCTGAACAATTCTCTCACCACCTAACCGAATGATTCACGGTTAGGTGGTTTTTTGTCAGGAAAAATTGCACAGGGGACAGTCACCCGTACAATTCAGTTGCTTTTCCTCTAATTTTTTATTACTATTTAGATATATAATAGTTACCCATCTAACTATTAGAAGATATAACTAAGTAACAACGAATTGATTCGGGCTAGGCTTCATTTTCCCCCTCAGATGCAGGGAAAACCTATTGGGGCGGAATGAATTGTCATAAAGGAGAGGATTTGGATGAGACTACAAGGGAAAGTGGCGCTCATTACAGGAAGTGCGTCAGGGATTGGCAAAGGGATTGCACTGGCGATGGCTAAGGAAGGCGCACATATTGCAGTGGTCGATGTCAATGAAGAAAAAGGGCAGGACACTGTACAAGAGTTGAATGAACTGACCGAGAGCATATTAATCATCAAAGACATTTCCAAGCAAAAGAATATTGCTGGCATCGTTCAAGAAGTGGTGGCGAAGTTCGGCAAGCTTGATATTCTTGTGAACAATGCGCACGTTTCCCGCCAAGCGCTATTTACAGAAACGACGATGGACATGCTCGATCTCTCGTTTGGTACGAGCTTCTATCCGACATTCCACTTCATGCAGGCGGCGTATCCTGAACTGAAAAAGACACAAGGGAAAGTGATCAACTTCGCTTCGGGCGCCGGATTGGACGGCCACCCGACACAAGCCTCCTATGCGGCTGCGAAAGAAGCGATCCGTGCCATTTCCCGGGTAGCGGCAAATGAGTGGGGGCCTGAGGGGATCACGGTCAATCTGATTTCGCCGATCGCTTTGACGCCTGGGGTGGAAGCATGGAGAGAAAGTGCGCCTGACATGTATAATGCGATGATTGACCGAATTCCGATGCGCCGTTTAGGGGATCCGGAAGGGGATATCGGCCGGACTGCCGTATTTTTGGCGAGTGACGATGCGAAATATATTACGGGACAGACGATCATGGTTGACGGTGGGGCTATCAAATTACGGTAAGGAGAGGTTGACAATGGGTAAATTAGATGGAAAAGTTGCGATTATTACAGGTGGGGCTTCAGGTATCGGAGAAGGGATGGTCGACCTTTTCCAAGCGGAAGGTGCGATTGTCATCGCAGCGGATATCAACGAAGACGCTTTGCGACGGGCGAGTGAAAAAGAGAATGTACATGGGATGAAATTAAATGTGGCGTCTGATGAAGAATGGGCTGCATTTGCTAAAGAAGTGAAAGAAAAATTTGGACGTATCGATGTTCTTGTCAACAACGCCGGCATTTCTTCGGAAAAGCCATTTGAAGATATCGATATGGAGGATTGGCAAAAGATGATGGCGATCAATGGTTTTGGCCCATTCGCCGGCATGAAACATGTGGCGCCTATTATGGCGGAGCAGAAGAGCGGGTCGATTGTCAATATCTCTTCATATACAGCACAGATTGGACAAGGATTCAATCATTACTCTGCTTCCAAAGGGGCAGTTCGGGCGATTTCCAAAGCGGCAGCGACGACGTTCGGACGCAGCGGTGTGCGGGTGAATGCACTGTTCCCGGGCATTATTGAAACACCGATGACCAAAAACTTAAGTGCCTCCAAAGAGTTGCTTGACCAACTCGTGCGCGCTACGCCTTTGCAACGTCTCGGGCAGCCAGCGGACATCGCGAATGCAGCGCTGTTCTTGGCGAGCGATGATTCGTCGTACATTACAGGCGCGGAACTTATTATAGACGGTGGGTTCTCCGCCCAATAAGGGAAGGGTCCACCCCATCGGTTCTCCTGACAAAGCCCAAATCGAACCAGTTCACTGGATTTCATTTGGGCCTACTTTTATATTCTATAGTAAACTGTGTAAGGAGAGGGAGCTGTTATATAGAAAGTAGGGGTACCATGAAACAAGAGACTGTTTTCGAAATCATTCACAATATGGATAAGTTCACGAACAACTTAATTGTCCAGTGGAATAAATCATTCAATGAGGAATTAGGCATTTCGCATATCCTTCTTCTTGGCCATTTGAGTGTGCATGGGAAAAGCCGGCCTTCCGATATCGCAAAAGTCCTTGGCTTAACTCCCCCGACAGTTACGCATTTATCGGAAAAGCTCGTGAAAAAGGAACTGGCCGTCCGCCTGACTGATGAAGAGGATCGGCGCAGTGTCTATTTGGACATTACCGATGCCGGGAAAGAGATGCTCGAACGAGCCAATCGGGAAGGCCACGTATTGCGGAAAAAGCTTTTTGAAAAACTGACGTTGGAGGAGCAGCAACAAATGCTCCATATTTATCAAAAGATGAATGATTGAGGAGCACAAAGCCTGCTCTTCCGTCAGGCTTCAATGCTAACACCTCCCCTTGATCGACTGGAATATCGATCAAAGGGAGGTGTTTTGGTATAGCTGTATTACTTTTTCCGGTTGTATCCTCTTTCGCCATAAGGTTGAAGCTGGTCTAGCCATTTGTTTTCCAGTTCCTGCAATGCTTCTTTTTCATTGAAATAAGGTTCGTCTTTCTTTTTGAGTGTTTCAAGTATGTCGATGCTGAACGCACTTGCGCCAAAATGACTCCAGTCTTTCTGAAGTTCTGTAGTTGTCGGTGGGGCAGTGCCGGCTTCCAAACTGAATTTCAGACCGTTTATTGTTTTGAAATTCCTTGTGCTGCCGACGAATAATTTACCGTTTTCATTATTTTTTATTTGAAAAATGCCGCCTTCTATCGGGGTTTCCTTATACATCTGTTTTAAATGCCTTTTTCGCTCCATTTGAGCCACTCCTTACTCTTATTGGTTCAGCCAATATTGACTTCCATCGGGCTTTCTTCCTAAAAAGCCATATTCGATTAAATAGCGCCGAATCTTTATATAATCATCATACATACTTTCCAACACTTGATTGATTTCATGTTCGGTATAGGCAGCGTCACGATCGAATCGTTTGGCCATTTCCCGCAGAACAATATATCTCTGTTTTTCTTTAGGCGGGAATTTGGTTAATCGGCCTTGGGTCCCTTCCGGTAAAAACTTTTGGACGATCTCTTGTCGCTCCTCTTCTGTGACGGCATAGCGGTCATCGACCATTTTGGCTGTTTTATGAGGCGGGACAAAGGCCGGCGCATACTGATCTTTTTCCTTTAACAGCTCCATAATCGCTAAAAAGGTTTTGGCTTGGCGCTCTTTCTCTTTTAAAGAAAAGCGATGATGCCTAATTGTGGAAGTGCTGCCGATCCCCATTTCTGCTTGCACCTCTTTATCGCTTTTCCCCTCATAAAAAAGACGGAGCAGAAGATTCTGATGGTCTGTAAGGCCTGTCAGTTTCTTATCCAGATTCAGGAGATACTCAAAAACGGATTGGTGGGTACGCTCGATATGAATCCGGATATATCGCTCGGCTTCGTAAAAGATTCCATCAACCGGGTATATGATCCCTTTTTCAATTTTCTCCCCGCATAACAGGCAAGTATAGGAATTCGACTCTTCCATATATCCCTGTTTTAGTTCATCCAACGTGGCGTTCCAAAACTGATCTGAAATATCCATCGTATAAACACATCCTATCAATAATGAAATACAGTAAACGAATTAACTTATTGTTTTCTCAACAACAAACATATTAAAGTAAAGTTAGTGTATTGTCAAATGAGGTCTTAAACAAAAACTATCATTGTTTAATTTAAAGCAAACAAAGTATATTGTTGTTTGGCATATCGTAATTGAAAATCAAGTGAATCTTGATTAACCCATTGAGGCTGCGACAAAAAAACGTTACAGTTAAAGAGGTATATAGATCAGCGGGGAAGGGGAGAATAGAATGTCCAAACGGGAGATTGTCACATTTTCAATCGGGAAGCCCAAAACGGTGCCTTATGGAAATGAGAAAGAAATGGTGACGGGGATATGCAAAGGGAAAGTGGAAGAAGCGTTCTTATCAAAAGACGGTTTTCATGGAGACGGCGTGGCGGATTTGCGCTTTCACGGCGGACCGGATCGGGCGGTGTGTGTGTACCCGTTCGAGCATTATGCGCAATGGGAAGCAGAATTCCAAAAACCTTTGGCGGATGCGACATTTGGTGAGAATTTGACAGTGGCAAATATGCTCGAAACGGACGTATTTATCGGCGACATCTTCCGGGTGGGGGATGCGGTCATCCAAGTGACACAAGGCCGAGTGCCCTGCAGCACGATTTCAAAAAGGACCGGATTGCCGCAGCTTATGAAACGGATGATAGAAACGGGTTATACCGGCTATTTATGCAGAGTGTTAGAAGAAGGGGTTGTAAGAAGAGATTCGACCATTACCTTACTCGAACAGCACCCAGCTAACGTTTCCATCCAGTTCGGCAATGAAATTTATTTTCACCAGCCTCAAAATATAGAAGCACTGAAACGGATTGTCGCTGTCGAGGCACTTGCGGAGGAGTGGCGCAAGTCCCTTCAAAAGCGGATCGTTAATTTGGTAGGGGTAAAAGGATAAATCCTAGTCTCAATGAGGTACGCGAAATGCCTAGCATGTGTGTCAACGACTTTCGATTTCGAGTTGGCGGATTGTTGGCAACTCCTATTTTTCCAAAAAAGTGTTCAACGGGAAACTCATTCCCATTGAACACTTTTTTGTTAGGGTTTT is drawn from Sporosarcina sp. FSL W7-1349 and contains these coding sequences:
- a CDS encoding AMP-binding protein, with the protein product MITNTYACHAAKHPGKIAIHTAGEQITYRAWHELVCQTANWFSEKIEGRGKVGLFVPNGIPFLQLFAGAAMAGQIAVPFDVKWKANELQQRLDIAKPSLFITTKRLASRFYGMDTEVFIWEEIVEEIQQAATLWNEEEDEERLFYMGFTSGTTGRPKAFVRSHRSWVQSFSSSQYDFQLNGMDEVLIPGALVHSHFLYGAICGLYFGSTVYILETFSPVTALQRINDSPISVLYVVPTMVEAMAANGTRMEKHLTIISSGAKWNEHSKEKIHSQFPNITMYEFYGSSETSFITYSNNEWNRKKPDSVGKACKSVELQIRDADGRVVETGCVGKVYVRSPFIFSGYIQPPDDELRSIEDEAGWITVDDIGYLDEEGFLFLNGRENSMIICGGENVYPEEIEAVLRTHSGVEEAAVIGVEDSYWGQVPVAFIRGDASKQQLQKHCLAHLSTFKCPRRWQFIDQFPYTTSGKIERHRLRQLLQGEAVEH
- a CDS encoding acetyl-CoA C-acyltransferase, with amino-acid sequence MKNAVIVQAKRTPIGKKGGMLKDVEPHQLAAPLLRHVAANVTRHLDEVILGNVVGPGGNIARFAALEAGLPLSVSGMTIDRQCSAGLEAIRTACLFIRAGAGTCYIAGGVESASTSPFPKRAQFSPAAIGDPDMVEAAENVARHYRLTRDVQDAYAIRSYELSWDAYTKGFYSEEVLPFGEFRSDEVFQKKRDMARLVARAKPLVDGDGTVTAANSCGIQDGAAAVVVMEEQLATELGMRAMLRFADSEVSGIHPNYPGMSPIPAIQALLARNGLTMEDIDLIEINEAFASKMIACATELGIPYVKLNVSGGALTTGHPYGASGAILVTRLFYEVQRRQDVNYVLAAIGSAGGIGLAVLFEVIR
- a CDS encoding SDR family NAD(P)-dependent oxidoreductase — translated: MRLQGKVALITGSASGIGKGIALAMAKEGAHIAVVDVNEEKGQDTVQELNELTESILIIKDISKQKNIAGIVQEVVAKFGKLDILVNNAHVSRQALFTETTMDMLDLSFGTSFYPTFHFMQAAYPELKKTQGKVINFASGAGLDGHPTQASYAAAKEAIRAISRVAANEWGPEGITVNLISPIALTPGVEAWRESAPDMYNAMIDRIPMRRLGDPEGDIGRTAVFLASDDAKYITGQTIMVDGGAIKLR
- a CDS encoding SDR family NAD(P)-dependent oxidoreductase — protein: MGKLDGKVAIITGGASGIGEGMVDLFQAEGAIVIAADINEDALRRASEKENVHGMKLNVASDEEWAAFAKEVKEKFGRIDVLVNNAGISSEKPFEDIDMEDWQKMMAINGFGPFAGMKHVAPIMAEQKSGSIVNISSYTAQIGQGFNHYSASKGAVRAISKAAATTFGRSGVRVNALFPGIIETPMTKNLSASKELLDQLVRATPLQRLGQPADIANAALFLASDDSSYITGAELIIDGGFSAQ
- a CDS encoding MarR family winged helix-turn-helix transcriptional regulator, with protein sequence MKQETVFEIIHNMDKFTNNLIVQWNKSFNEELGISHILLLGHLSVHGKSRPSDIAKVLGLTPPTVTHLSEKLVKKELAVRLTDEEDRRSVYLDITDAGKEMLERANREGHVLRKKLFEKLTLEEQQQMLHIYQKMND
- a CDS encoding GIY-YIG nuclease family protein; protein product: MERKRHLKQMYKETPIEGGIFQIKNNENGKLFVGSTRNFKTINGLKFSLEAGTAPPTTTELQKDWSHFGASAFSIDILETLKKKDEPYFNEKEALQELENKWLDQLQPYGERGYNRKK
- a CDS encoding DUF2087 domain-containing protein, coding for MDISDQFWNATLDELKQGYMEESNSYTCLLCGEKIEKGIIYPVDGIFYEAERYIRIHIERTHQSVFEYLLNLDKKLTGLTDHQNLLLRLFYEGKSDKEVQAEMGIGSTSTIRHHRFSLKEKERQAKTFLAIMELLKEKDQYAPAFVPPHKTAKMVDDRYAVTEEERQEIVQKFLPEGTQGRLTKFPPKEKQRYIVLREMAKRFDRDAAYTEHEINQVLESMYDDYIKIRRYLIEYGFLGRKPDGSQYWLNQ
- a CDS encoding MOSC domain-containing protein; amino-acid sequence: MSKREIVTFSIGKPKTVPYGNEKEMVTGICKGKVEEAFLSKDGFHGDGVADLRFHGGPDRAVCVYPFEHYAQWEAEFQKPLADATFGENLTVANMLETDVFIGDIFRVGDAVIQVTQGRVPCSTISKRTGLPQLMKRMIETGYTGYLCRVLEEGVVRRDSTITLLEQHPANVSIQFGNEIYFHQPQNIEALKRIVAVEALAEEWRKSLQKRIVNLVGVKG